TTCCATCCATCTGTATCTACGATTGGACGAACTAAGATATTTCTAATCCCTGCAGCATTCGCTCCACGAATATCAGTCATGATCTGATCACCGACCATCACTAGTTCTTCTGGTTTCATATTTAGTTTCTTTTGTGCTTCTTTAAACCCTCTAGTTGATGGTTTTAATGCTCTAGATACATAGTCTAATTCAAATTTTTCAACTGCCCGCTTAATGCGACTAGACTTATTATTTGATACCACAACGACTGGAATTCCAGCATTTTTCATTTCTAAAATCCATGTCAATAATTCTTCTGTTCCATCTGGATTATCCCAAGCAATCAAGGTATTATCTAAATCAGTCAGTACAGCTTTGATTCCTAATTTTTTTAGTTGGTTCGGTGTGATTTTGTAAATCGCATCAACCATCCACGTTGGTTTATATTTTGAAAACATATTATCTCCTTAATAGTAAAAGAGGAGCAACATACAGGCTCCCCATTTTGTTATTCGCTTCTTGATTATACGCTATTTTTAATAAAATTTCATCTTTTTATTCGTCTGACACTCATAATCACAACTAAAAACTTTCTCTACTAAATTAAGAGCTGAAAAAAGAGGAAAAAATTATCTGTCGATAACTTTTTCCTCTTCTCTTCCTTAACTATTTAATCATGCTTCCATTAACAAAGAAATAATCCACCGTAACATTAGGATTTGATTTTT
The DNA window shown above is from Enterococcus sp. 4G2_DIV0659 and carries:
- a CDS encoding YqeG family HAD IIIA-type phosphatase; its protein translation is MFSKYKPTWMVDAIYKITPNQLKKLGIKAVLTDLDNTLIAWDNPDGTEELLTWILEMKNAGIPVVVVSNNKSSRIKRAVEKFELDYVSRALKPSTRGFKEAQKKLNMKPEELVMVGDQIMTDIRGANAAGIRNILVRPIVDTDGWNTRINRFFERKIMKHLAKKHPDMIWKGGLE